GATACCCAGTTAAATCATGAAACGCCGCTAAATCAACCCTCGCCTCTACTGTATCACCAGGACTAACACTCTTACCGGCAGCCCTACCAAGTATTAACTCAGTGAGAGACCGCATGATAACACCCAAAGAAGCGTCGCATATTTATACTTTGCCAAACAATCACTTCCACCTTAGACAAATTAGAATGGTAAGAACAGAAAATTAATGGGCCGAGTGGGATTCGAACCCACGACCCCCCGGTTATCAGCCGGGTGCTATAACCAGGCTAAGCCATCGGCCCAATGAAAAGATTAACACACGTAAATATATTTTTTAACACAAGAAACACAAAAAAAACACCAGCAAAGTATCTAACAAAACAAGCACTAATCTTTAAGAACATGAAGAGAAATTCAAGATGTTTTTATGCTTCAAGATGGAGAATTAATAAGGACAGACTCTAACTTAATAAAGTGAGAGCTATCAACAAGCTAACATTAATCCGATGTGAAGTGTTTGAGAAACAGTTATATATGACCTCAGATAAAATATTGATTGCGGGCCGCAACTCTCGGCGGCGTTGGCTGGACTCTGGATGACCATCCAGAGGGATGAACGGCCGACCTCCAGTTGCGGCAACATAAAATAATGAGGACCTAATGGCCAATCGTTAGGTCTGATGTGGCTGGGTTCCAGACAATGTGGGCTCTCCCCGCACCTTCGGCCGTACGACTCCGGTTGATCCTGCCGGACCTGACTGCTATCGGGGTGGGGCTAAGCCATGCGAGTCGGCGCCCCTAGCCACGGTGGGGTGCGGCGCACGGCTCCGTAAAACACGGCTAACCTACCCTTAGGACGGGGATAACCTCGGGAAACTGAGGCTAATCCCCGATAGATGAGGAACTCTGGAACGCTTCCTCATCTAAAGGATCTCAGGACCATGCTCCTGGGATTGCCTAAGGATGGGGCCGTGGCCTATCAGGTTGACGGTGAGGTAACGGCTCACCGTGCCTATAACGGGTACGGGCCGTGAGAGCGGGAGCCCGGAGATGGGCACTGAGACAAGGGCCCAGGCCCTACGGGGCGCAGCAGGCGCGAAACCTCCGCAATGCGCTAACGCGCGACGGGGTCACCCCGAGTGCCAGTCGCTGAGACTGGCTTTTCCCCAGTGTAAAAAGCTGGGGGAATAAGCGGGGGGCAAGTTCTGGTGTCAGCCGCCGCGGTAATACCAGCTCCGCGAGTGGTCGGGGCGTTTATTGGGCCTAAAGCGTCCGTAGCCGGCTCAGCAAGTTCCTCCTTAAATCCCATGGCTTAACCGTGGGGCTGGGAGGAATACTGCTGGGCTAGGGGGCGGGAGAGGCCGAGGGTATTCCCGGGGTAGGGGCGAAATCCTATAATCCCGGGAAGACCACCAATGGCGGAGGCACTCGGCCAGAACGCGCCCGACGGTGAGGGACGAAAGCCAGGGGAGCAAAAGGGATTAGAGACCCCTGTAGTCCTGGCTGTAAACGATGCGGGCTAGGTGTTGGTTGAGCTTCGTGCTCAACCAGTGCCGCAGGGAAGCAGTTAAGCCCGCCGCCTGGGGAGTACGGCCGCAAGGCTGAAACTTAAAGGAATTGGCGGGGGAGCACCACAAGGGGTGGAGGCTGCGGTTCAATTGGAGTCAACCCCGGGAACCTTACCAGGGGCGACAGCAGGATGAGGGCCAGGCTAACGACCTTGCCCGACACGCTGAGAGGAGGTGCATGGCCGTCGCCAGCTCGTGCTGTGAAGCGTCCGGTTAAGTCCGGCAACGAGCGAGACCCCTATCCTCAGTTGCGACCAGGGCTCATCGGGTCCTGGGCACACTGGGGAGACCGCCAGCGCTAAGCTGGAGGAAGGAGGGGGCTACGGCAGGTCAGTATGCCCCGAAACCCCTGGGCTACACGCGGCCTGCAATGGTGGGGACAATGGGTTCCGAACCCGAAAGGGGGAGGTAATCCCATAAAACCCCACCTCAGTTGGGATCGAGGGCTGCAACTCGCCCTCGTGAACGTGGAATCCCTAGTAACCGCGTGTCACCATCGCGCGGTGAATACGTCCCTGCTCCTTGCACACACCGCCCGTCGCTCCACCCGAGTCAAGTCTAGGTGAGGCCCGGCTTGTTGGTCGGGTCGAACCTAAACTCGGCGAGGGGGGAGAAGTCGTAACAAGGTGGCCGTAGGGGAACCTGCGGCCGGATCACCTCCTACGTCTCATCGCGGGGAGGCTCATGTCAAATGGAACCCAGCCACATCCTTCATGAAACCTCAGAATCTCAGATTCTGAGGTGGATGGCTTAGCTCATCGTTATGGTGGGCTATGAAGCCACACATGGGGATGGAGTACTAGACGAAAGAGTGCACAGGGAATTCAGCGTGCGGGTAAGCCGTCTGGTGGATGGCTCGGCTCGACCGCTGACGAAGGACGCGGCAAGCGGCGATATGCCCCGGGGAGGCGCACGCAGCCGTAGATCCGGGGATCTCCGAATGGGAAATCCTATCACCGGCGATAAGCTGGTGATATCCGCGAACAGCGGAGGGGAACCCCCCGAACGGAAACATCTTAGTAGGGGGAGGAAGAGAAACCAAAATGGGATCCCCTGAGTAGCGGCGAGCGAAAGGGGGAGAGCTCAAACCGAACCCTTACACGATGAGTGTAAGGGGATGTAGGGTTACGGGACTGTCCGTTTCCCAACCCGGATTAGCCGAAGTGGCCTGGAAAGGCCCGCCATAGAGGGTGATAGCCCCGTAGGCGAAAATCCGGAGGGATAGGGCAGGATCCAGAGTACTGCAGCTTGGTTTTGCTGCAGGAAGTTGGGTGTCATCGACATCCAAAGCTAAACACGTGTCGAGACCGATAGCGAACCAGTACCGTGAGGGAAAGCTGAAAAGGACCCCGAAAGGGGTGTGAAAAGAGCCTGAAACCAGACGGTGACAGGCGGTACGGCCCGAAAGGGTAGAACTCCTTCGAAGGAAACAGGGGCAACCCTGGAGTACGAGAAGGAGGGACCAGGGTCGTACCTTGCGTCTAGAAACACGAGCCAGGGAGTTCATGGCTGTGGCGAGTCTAAGGGGTTAGAAGCCCCGTAGGCGAAGGGAAACCGACATGCCCGCAGTTCATGCCTCTACCGAACTCGCTCCCGCAAGCCTGGGGAGGTTACCATGATCTAGGCTAGTGGGATGGGTTCGGCAAGCATGAATGAGGGGCGGGGTCTGAAAGGGCCCGGAGCCACAGCCATGAGACCAGAAACCGGACGATCTAGGCCTGGGCAGGGCGAAGCCGGGCGAAAGCCCGGTGGAGGCCCGAATAGGGGTGCTGACGTGCAAATCGCTCCCTTGACCTGGGCCTAGGGGCAATAGACCAATCAAGTCCGGTGATAGCTGGTTCCCCCCGAAGCGGATCCCAGTCCGGCCCACCCTGATGTTTACGGCGGTGTAAAGCACTGATGGAAAGGCAAGAAGCCGAAAGGCTTCACCTTTCCGTCAAACTCAGAAGCTGCCGTAACAGAAGATGGGTGGAGACGGGTTCCACCGGATAAGCCGGTGGGCCGAAAGGGGGACAACCCAGACCGGGGTTAAGGTCCCTAAGTGCCGGCTAAGTGTCAAGCACAAAGGGCGTCTCCACCCTGAGACAGCCGGGAGGTAGGCTTAGAAGCAGTTAACCTCTAAGGAGTGCGTAACAGCTCACCGGCCGAGGGTGGAGGCCCCGAAAATTGACGGGACTCAAGCCGGCCACCGAGACCCCGGAGGGCGTCCTGAAGTGGGGCGTCATCTGGTAGGGGGGCGCTGCTATCGGGCCGAAGCTGGGTCGTGAGATCCAGTGGACCGGTAGCAGTTGAGGATCCTGGCGGTAGTAACAGCGAAGCCAGGTGAGAATCCTGGCCGCCGGAAGGGCAAGGGTTCCTCGGCAACGCGTCGTCGACCGAGGGTCAGCCGGTCCTAAGGCAGGGCTTAACTGCACCTGCCGAAAGGGAAAACGGTTAATATTCCGTTGCCACGGGGCTACGATCGCGGCAACGCAAGCCAGATCCCTGACGCTTGGGGGTAGGCTGAGTGGAGCTCTCGCTCCATCTAACTCTCCGAAGCCCGGGGAGTGCCGTTATGGCGAGAACCGGGTGAAGGGAGGAATGGCCTCCCGTTAAGGGGGGTTCAGCCGAACCCCTGAGCCACTGAAAAGGGGATCTGGAAGGATGTCCCGTGACCGTACCGAGAACCGACACTGGTGCCCCTGGCTTAGAAAGCCAAGGCGTGTCAGGGTCACCCCGAGGCCAAGGAACTCGGCAAATTGGCCCTGTACCTTCGGTAGAAGGGGTGCCTGGGATCTTCGGCTCTGCTGGGGATCCTAGGTCGCAGTGACCAGGAGGTCCCGACTGTTTAATAAAAACATATGTCCCCGCTAGCCCGAAAGGGTGTGGACGGGGGCTGAATCCTGGCCACTGGCGGTACGTCAAACCCGGTTCCAACCGGGCTAAGCGCCGCCGAAGGCCGGGAGTAACTCTAACTCTCTTAAGGTAGCCAAATGCCTTGTCGGGTAAGTTCCGACGTGCATGAATGGATCAACGAGGGCCTCACTGTCTCGGCCCGGGGCCTGGTGAACCCGCAACCTAGTGCAAAGTCTAGGGACCCCCAGCGGGGCGAGAAGACCCCGTGGAGCTTTACTGCAGCCTGCTGCTGAGACGCTGTTGCCGTTGCGTAGCGTAGGCGGGAGTCGTCGAACCATCCCTTTCGGGGGATGGGGAGGCGCCAATGAAACACCGCCCTACGGTGACGGCATCCCTTACCGGGGAAACCCGGGACAACGGCAGGTGGGCAGTTCGGCTGGGGCGGCACGCCCCTGAAAAGGTATCAGGGGCGCCCAAAGGCCAGCTCAGGTGGGACAGAACCCCACCGTAGAGGGCAAGGCCAAAAGCTGGCTTGACTGGTCCCTCAACTGCACGGGGACCAGGGGTGAAAGCTGGGCCTAGCGAACGCTCGTGCCCCCATCGATGGGGGCCGGGCATGACGGAAAAGTTACCCCGGGAGTAACCGGCTCGTCGCGGGCGAGAGTCCCCATCGACCCCGCGGATTGGTACCCAGACGTCGTCTCTTCCCATCCTGGGGGTGCAGTTGCTCCCAAGGGTGGGGCTGCTCGCCCATTAAAGGGGAACGTGAGATGGGTTTAGACCGTCGTGAGACAGGTCGGTCTCTACCTGCTGGGGGCGCTGGTCGCCTGAGGGGAAGGTGCCACCAGTACGAGAGGAACGTGGCGCCGCGGCTTCTGGTGTACCGGTTGTCCGAGAGGGCAACGCCGGGTAGCCAAGCCGTAAGGGGTAAGGGCTGAAAGCATCTAAGCCCGAACTCTGCCCCGAGACTAGGCGGCCATCCTCCTGAAATCCCAGGTTCTGCCTGGGATGGAGGGAGGACGAGAGCTCCCGTAAAAGACGGGGTTGATAGGGTGGGGGTGTAAGCACCAAGATCCTTATGGATCGAGGTGTTCAGCCCTCCGCTACTAATCGCTCAAGGCGCGCTGAATTCCCTGTGCGCTCCGTCAAATAACTCCATCTCCATGTGTGGCTCTTTTTCTTGATCTTAAAATGTTATAATCTAGCATGTTATTTCTTTAATTTTAAAAGAATTAGCACGATGATGTTCTTTGTCCAGCGGTACTGCTCATGATGTAAAAGAAAGGCCTTTAAATATAAATCCAGAAGTGTGGAATTTTTGGTGAACGTACTGTTTTATGGGTTTTTATTAGACAATTTAGTGTGTAATATTGTATATTCTATGAGGTGTGGGTTGGGTTTATTGTGTTTTTGTGGTGATACTATTTTTTATTAATGTATTAGCTATTTTTTAGTGGTGAATGTTGTGGCTAAAGATATGGATCTTAGGACTATGGCTAAGAAAGTTTCAGATAAACTTTTGAATAGGGCGTTGCAGATCCAAAGAAGGGAGGAACACGTAAGTAGTAGGATTAGTAGTGTAAATAAAAGGATTGTTAATAGTTTGGATGAGGCGAATGAAGAGGCTGCTAAGGCTTATGCAAATGAGGTTGGGAATATGAAGAGGTTTCATGGGCAATTGCATCGTGTTGGTGTGGTGTCTGAAGGTGCGGGTCATAGGTTTAGTACTGTGATAGGGTTGGGTGATTCTGTGCATGCTGTTTCAATATTAGGTGAGCATTCTTATGATTTATCGAAGGGTGTCAGGAAATTAGGGTATGAGATGGGGAGTTTGTCCTTGGCTGATACTGTTAATGATCTGATGAGTTATAATATACCGGATGTGCGTATTGTGTCAAGAGTTGATTCTGTGGATGCTGAGAAAATATTGAGGGAGGCGGAAAAAGAGGTTAAGCGTAGGGTTCTGAGTTAAGTAGAGATTCATAGTGTTTTATCACCTCTACTCAACTCTTCCCTCTCGATTAGCTCATCGAGGACTTTCGGGGTGAACCCGACATCCCCACATCCGAAGGTCAACCCCAGCCCACCCATCCCCATGGGAAGTCATGCTTCCAGAGCAGAGGGGACATTAAAACGTATGAGCAAACCATATTTAAACCTATCTGCTCTGAAAATACTGACAAAGGCAGCTAAACGCTGCCTCTTAGCCTCTTTGAGAGTGCAAAGCTTCTCCATCAAGAAGATATTATGGCTTATCTCTATTTAAGTCTATCTATTTTGAAACTGTTTTTTAAGGCGGGAGGATTAATTTATTAATGTTTTTGGATTAGAGTCTTAGGATGTTGAGGAGTTTTATTAGTGAAAGGGTCTCTTATGTGTTATTGTTGCGTGTGAGAAAGAGTTGTAGAGTATTGGTTGGTTCGTTGGGGTTGGTGGATGTTGTTAAGGGTTATTATGCTTATGTGGGATCTGCGAGGAGAGGTACGTTGAAGCGGTTGATGAGACATTTTTCTAGGATAAAGAAGAAAAGATGGCATATAGATTATTTAACTTCTTTGGAGTTTGTTGATGTTATGGTTTCGTTTATTCTTTTTGATAGTGATGAGAAAAGTTTGGCTGGGGTGTTTTCTCGTAAGTTTGATTTTGTGAGAGGTTTTGGATCTTCTGATGATAAGGTCAATCCTTCGCATTTGTTTTATCTTGGTGAGTTTAAGAGTTTGGATGATGCCATTGTGTTTGTTTTTAAGAATTTAGTTTCATAATGGTTTTATGGTATCTGTTCCTAAGTATGTTTGTAATGCTTTAGGTATTTTTATTGTTCCATCTGGTTCTTGGTGGTTTTCAAGTAGTGCTGCCATTGTTCTGCCGATTGCTAATCCTGATCCGTTTAATGTATGAACATATTCTGGGCGTGCTCTGCCTCCTCCTACAAATTTTATGTTTGTTCTTCTTGCTTGGAAGTCTGTGCAGTTGCTTACTGATGATACTTCTATGTATTTGTTTTGGCTTGGCATCCATGCTTCTATGTCATAAGTTTTTGCTGATGCGAACCCTAGGTCTCCTGTACATAGTTCGACGACTCTGTAAGGTATTTCTAATTTTTGAAGTATTTCTTCAGCATCTCTTACCATCTTTTCAAGTTCTTCAAAGCTTTTTTCGGGGAGTGTGATCTTTACCATCTCAACTTTGTTGAATTGGTGTACTCTTAGAATGCCTTTCAAATCCACATGACGACCTGCTTCGCGTCTGAAACATGGTGTATACGCTGTGTAATATTTTGGTAATTCTTTTGCATTTAAGACTTCGTCAGCATGTAGTGCTACTAATGGTAATTCAGCTGTGGGGATTAACCAAAGTTCATCTTTGGATGTTTTGTACATATCTTCTGAAAATTTTGGTAGATGCCCAGTGCCGAAGGCTACGTCTGTTTTTACTAATATTGGTGGGAATATTTCTATGTAGCCTTGCATTTTGTGCATGTCCAGCATAAAGTTTATCAGTGCTCTCTCTAGTCTCGCACCCCAACCTTTTAATACGTGAAAGCCTGAACCAGAAAGTTTTACGCCACGATCAAAATCTATTATATCCAGCAATTCACCTAATTCATAATGTGTCCTTGGCTTAAAATCGAATTTTTTTGGTTCTCCCCAAGTCCTAACTACAACGTTTTCACTAGAATCTTTACCGTAGGGCACACTTTCATGAGGTATGTTTGGAATCAGGAATAATAACTCTTGGACTTTGCTCTTTAATTCTCTAGTTTTAGTTTCTAGCTCTCTAATTTTTAAGTCTATATTTTTAATTTCGTTCATTAATTGTTCTCGTTCATTGGCATCAATTTTTGGTACCATTACTGTTAATTCGTTCTTTTTATGTCTGAGTCTTTCAAGCTCAGTCTGTAATTTTCTCCATTCTTTGTCCGTATTTATTAGATCATCGAGAGGAAAATCTGTTAATCCTCGTTTGTTTAGTGCATCTCTTATGATTTGTGCGTTACGTCTTAATATATTTATATCAATCAATGGTTACACCTCTTTTATTTAAAGAAAGATGTAGATTACTTATAAATTAGTCGTTTGTTTCTAACATCCTCACTACCTGAAGAATTGAGAATTCACTTATGCTTGAATCAGATTGAGAGGTATACCTTGATTTTTTATTACTGTTCTTATAAGTCCTATATATGGTGGTGAAGGTTTTTCTGGACGTGATTTGAATTCTGGATGTGCTTGGGTAAGTAAGTAAAATGGATGATCGTGTAATTCTGCGAATTCGACTCGTCTTTTATCAGGGCTCCAACCTGAGAATATTAAACCGTGAGCTTGGAACATATACCAGTATTCTGGGTTTACTTCATATCTGTGCCTGTGTCGTTCAAATATGATTTCTGATCCGTACAGGTTATATGCCAAAGTATTGGGAACTAACCTTATTTCTTGAGCGCCTAACCTCATAGTTCCCCCAAGTTTATCTATTTGCTTTTGTTCTGGAAGTATGTCAATGATTGGGTGTGGGGTATTGGGATTAACTTCCGTGGTGTGTGCATCTTTTAATCCTATAACATTTCTTGCAAATTCTACAAGAGAAAGTTGGAAACCATAACATATACCTAATAGGGGAATATTGTTTTCTCTTGCATATTTGGCAGCTTCGATTTTTCCATCCACACCCCGCGCTCCAAATCCAGGTAATATTATCATACCCTGCGATTCTTTTAACATTTTAATAGCTGCAGGATCTTTATTTGCTATTTTCTCTGCATCGATCCATAATATCTCTGCTTGAACACCGTTAAATGCTGCAGCATGTTTTACTGCTTCATTGATGCTTATATAGGCATCATGCAGTTCAACATATTTCCCTACCATCCCTATCTTAATTTTATATTGAGACATCTTAAAACGTTCGACAATCTTAATCCATCGTGACAGATCAATATCTTTTTTCTCGAGTCCAAGCAATGTGGAGAGAATCTTTCCTAGTCCTTGTGATTCCAATATTAAAGGTACTTCATAAATTATACTCACATCATACGAACTGAATACCCTATTATATGGGACATTTCCGAATAATGCGATCTTCTTGATAGCATCTTGTCCTAATGGTTTAGGTGAACGCCCTATTATGATATCTGGTTGTATTCCTATCCTTCTAAGCTCATTAACACTATGTTGTAATGGTTTTGTCTTTTGCTCACCTGTAGCCCACAAAACCGGTACCAACGCCACATGGACAAATACAACATTACTCTCAGGCTCTTCAAGCCTCATTTGTCTAGACGCTTCTAAGAATGGTAATCCCTCTATATCTCCTACAGTTCCACCAATTTCTATTAACACTATATCAGCACCACTATCTAAAGCTACATCCCTTATTCTGTGTTTTATTTCATCAGTAACATGAGGGATCACTTGTACACACTGCCCTAAATAATCCCCTCTTCTCTCCTTCTCTATCACTGCACCATAAACTTGACCTGTGGTTATGTTGTGCTTTCTAGTTAAGTTGATGTTAAGAAATCGCTCATAATGCCCCAAATCCAAATCTGTCTCAGCTCCATCATCTGTTACGAACACTTCACCATGCGCGTAAGGATTCATAGTTCCACTGTCCACGTTAATGTACGGATCTACCTTAATTGCAGTAACATTATATCCTCTTAATTTAAAAAGGAGTCCAATTGATGCAGTAACTATTCCTTTACCAACAGAAGACAAAACTCCACCGGTCACAAATATATACTTTGCCATAAACAAACACAGCATCTAATTAATACAGACGTTACATATATTGTTTTTGCTAGGTTTGCATCTAAAAATCACACTCACTTAGCATAATTTGATAAAGAAATAACAAACCTCACACATTGGGATAGAGTTTTACAAACTGTTTCGCAGACAAGGTTTGTTGTTCTTCTATGAAATAGTCTCAATGATAACTTATTTTTCATTTATTTTTCGCAAACTTTTTTATCTACCCAGTTATTTATATTATAGAAATAGCGGGGTGGGGAAGACAGGTTATCCCGCAGGGCTCATAACCCTGAGGTCGGTGGTTCAAGTCCACCCCCCGCTACCAATTTTTATGTTTCAAAAATCAATAAGAATAACAAACCTCACAATAGCTTACAAAA
This genomic interval from Thermoprotei archaeon contains the following:
- a CDS encoding GIY-YIG nuclease family protein, encoding MVGSLGLVDVVKGYYAYVGSARRGTLKRLMRHFSRIKKKRWHIDYLTSLEFVDVMVSFILFDSDEKSLAGVFSRKFDFVRGFGSSDDKVNPSHLFYLGEFKSLDDAIVFVFKNLVS
- the serS gene encoding serine--tRNA ligase, translated to MIDINILRRNAQIIRDALNKRGLTDFPLDDLINTDKEWRKLQTELERLRHKKNELTVMVPKIDANEREQLMNEIKNIDLKIRELETKTRELKSKVQELLFLIPNIPHESVPYGKDSSENVVVRTWGEPKKFDFKPRTHYELGELLDIIDFDRGVKLSGSGFHVLKGWGARLERALINFMLDMHKMQGYIEIFPPILVKTDVAFGTGHLPKFSEDMYKTSKDELWLIPTAELPLVALHADEVLNAKELPKYYTAYTPCFRREAGRHVDLKGILRVHQFNKVEMVKITLPEKSFEELEKMVRDAEEILQKLEIPYRVVELCTGDLGFASAKTYDIEAWMPSQNKYIEVSSVSNCTDFQARRTNIKFVGGGRARPEYVHTLNGSGLAIGRTMAALLENHQEPDGTIKIPKALQTYLGTDTIKPL
- a CDS encoding CTP synthase encodes the protein MAKYIFVTGGVLSSVGKGIVTASIGLLFKLRGYNVTAIKVDPYINVDSGTMNPYAHGEVFVTDDGAETDLDLGHYERFLNINLTRKHNITTGQVYGAVIEKERRGDYLGQCVQVIPHVTDEIKHRIRDVALDSGADIVLIEIGGTVGDIEGLPFLEASRQMRLEEPESNVVFVHVALVPVLWATGEQKTKPLQHSVNELRRIGIQPDIIIGRSPKPLGQDAIKKIALFGNVPYNRVFSSYDVSIIYEVPLILESQGLGKILSTLLGLEKKDIDLSRWIKIVERFKMSQYKIKIGMVGKYVELHDAYISINEAVKHAAAFNGVQAEILWIDAEKIANKDPAAIKMLKESQGMIILPGFGARGVDGKIEAAKYARENNIPLLGICYGFQLSLVEFARNVIGLKDAHTTEVNPNTPHPIIDILPEQKQIDKLGGTMRLGAQEIRLVPNTLAYNLYGSEIIFERHRHRYEVNPEYWYMFQAHGLIFSGWSPDKRRVEFAELHDHPFYLLTQAHPEFKSRPEKPSPPYIGLIRTVIKNQGIPLNLIQA